A window from Deinococcus arcticus encodes these proteins:
- a CDS encoding DUF1801 domain-containing protein, producing MTRSDPQAELPASTRIDEKMAALTDWRGAALARVRALILAATPGVTEEWKWSTPVWSLGGVLCTGEVYRAAVKLTFPRGAALPDPTGLFNASLDGKVRRALDLREGASFNEAAFQDLVRAAATLNEQRVGPRGRQPGKG from the coding sequence ATGACCCGTTCTGACCCCCAAGCGGAGCTGCCGGCCAGCACCCGGATTGACGAGAAGATGGCCGCGCTGACCGACTGGCGCGGCGCGGCGCTGGCCCGGGTGCGCGCCCTGATCCTGGCCGCCACGCCCGGGGTGACCGAGGAGTGGAAGTGGAGCACCCCGGTGTGGTCACTCGGGGGGGTGCTGTGTACCGGCGAGGTGTACAGGGCGGCCGTCAAGCTGACCTTTCCCCGGGGCGCGGCCCTGCCGGACCCGACTGGGCTGTTCAACGCCAGCCTGGACGGCAAGGTGCGCCGTGCCCTGGATCTGCGTGAGGGGGCATCCTTTAATGAGGCGGCCTTTCAGGACCTTGTGCGCGCGGCGGCCACGTTGAATGAGCAGCGCGTGGGGCCCAGGGGGCGCCAGCCGGGCAAGGGCTGA
- a CDS encoding glucose-1-phosphate adenylyltransferase family protein produces the protein MASSRSLSSGPTGRGTRVRGKRVLAIILAGGQGKRLGVLTQERAKPTLTFAGTYRLIDFALSNCVHSGLSDVWVIEEYELHTLNDHLGSGRPWDLDRTHGGLQVLPPFSGAEAEGGFASGNADALFIHRRLIRQYQPDVLLVLSADHVYTLDYRPVIEEHLNSGAAVTMVTTKVPKGEDASRFGVVKVGPGGKVTEFAYKPEQPRSQTITTEIFVYDAPKLLKQLERLHAAKGKGGHLGDFGDELIPAFVEAGEAHATDLGGYWLDVGLPDAYWRAHQDVLRGRAVTLDDPGWPILTSSIPRMPARLEKGAKVAGSLVSYGCRVAGTVRGSVLAPGVVVEEGASVEDSVLLRDVVVRAGVRVRRAIVDEEADLRANVGGGQKLTVVGARARVKTAVKGGAEVEPGPGR, from the coding sequence ATGGCGTCTTCCCGCAGTCTGAGCAGTGGGCCCACCGGGCGCGGCACCCGCGTGCGTGGCAAGCGCGTGCTGGCGATTATCCTGGCCGGGGGCCAGGGCAAGCGCCTGGGCGTGCTGACCCAGGAGCGGGCCAAGCCCACCCTGACCTTTGCCGGCACCTACCGCCTCATCGACTTTGCCCTGAGCAACTGTGTCCACAGCGGCCTGAGCGACGTGTGGGTGATCGAGGAATATGAGCTGCACACCCTGAACGACCACCTGGGCAGCGGCCGGCCCTGGGACCTGGACCGCACCCACGGCGGCCTGCAGGTGCTGCCGCCCTTCAGCGGCGCCGAGGCCGAGGGCGGCTTCGCCTCTGGTAACGCCGACGCCCTGTTTATCCACCGCCGCCTGATTCGTCAGTACCAGCCGGACGTGCTGCTGGTGCTCTCGGCCGACCACGTGTACACGCTGGATTACCGCCCGGTCATTGAGGAACACCTGAACAGCGGCGCCGCCGTGACCATGGTGACCACCAAAGTGCCCAAGGGCGAGGACGCCTCCCGCTTCGGTGTGGTGAAGGTGGGCCCGGGCGGCAAGGTCACCGAATTCGCCTACAAGCCCGAGCAGCCCCGCAGCCAGACCATTACCACCGAAATCTTCGTGTACGACGCGCCAAAGCTGCTGAAGCAACTGGAGCGCCTGCACGCCGCCAAGGGCAAGGGCGGGCACCTGGGCGACTTTGGCGACGAGCTGATTCCTGCGTTTGTCGAGGCCGGCGAGGCCCACGCCACCGACCTGGGTGGCTACTGGCTGGACGTGGGGCTGCCCGACGCCTACTGGCGCGCCCACCAGGACGTGCTGCGCGGCCGGGCCGTCACCCTGGACGACCCGGGCTGGCCCATCCTGACGTCCAGCATTCCGCGCATGCCCGCGCGGCTCGAAAAGGGCGCGAAGGTGGCGGGCAGCCTCGTGTCTTACGGCTGCCGGGTGGCGGGCACGGTGCGCGGTTCGGTGCTGGCGCCCGGCGTGGTGGTGGAAGAGGGCGCCAGCGTGGAAGACAGTGTGTTGCTGCGCGACGTGGTGGTGCGCGCGGGCGTGCGGGTGCGCCGCGCTATTGTGGACGAGGAAGCGGACCTCCGGGCCAATGTGGGCGGCGGCCAGAAGCTGACCGTGGTGGGCGCCCGCGCCCGGGTGAAGACGGCGGTCAAGGGCGGCGCCGAGGTCGAGCCGGGGCCCGGCCGCTAA
- a CDS encoding polymorphic toxin-type HINT domain-containing protein, producing MAGRERHPFYVTERSDTQPRPKPEGHEELSDKWVGAGHLKIGDKIKQADGTIGLVANVINVQKTQEMFNLTVSEAHTYYVGNDSWLVHNWGDPKILWTNHGFKHFPQKNMSWAAIVKSTKNGGEARYAPDVSIEVLERMVWKYGKPGTTGKPWIVMEFNGIIGAGDGIPSKWMRV from the coding sequence TTGGCTGGTCGTGAGCGGCATCCCTTCTACGTCACGGAGCGCTCTGACACCCAGCCCCGGCCCAAGCCGGAGGGGCATGAGGAGCTCAGCGACAAGTGGGTTGGCGCCGGTCACCTCAAGATCGGTGACAAGATCAAGCAGGCCGATGGAACCATTGGTCTCGTTGCCAACGTCATCAACGTTCAGAAGACCCAGGAAATGTTCAATCTCACCGTCAGTGAGGCTCATACCTACTACGTTGGGAATGACAGCTGGTTGGTGCATAACTGGGGCGATCCGAAAATTCTATGGACTAATCACGGTTTTAAACATTTTCCTCAGAAAAATATGAGCTGGGCTGCCATAGTGAAGTCGACCAAAAATGGCGGAGAGGCCAGGTATGCGCCAGATGTAAGTATCGAAGTGCTTGAGAGAATGGTGTGGAAATATGGTAAACCTGGTACCACCGGGAAGCCATGGATAGTTATGGAGTTTAATGGAATTATAGGTGCTGGCGATGGAATACCTAGCAAATGGATGCGCGTATAA